A single region of the Brienomyrus brachyistius isolate T26 chromosome 10, BBRACH_0.4, whole genome shotgun sequence genome encodes:
- the LOC125751049 gene encoding vesicle transport protein SEC20-like — translation MARPQDVHVGICGQEIIKYDLELKALIQDIGRCSEQSELMDLNCKVKETFNQLRQRIQDMEHMAKEQDKESDMLAILNETECHRKQMLSNQTAWRKANLACKLSIDNIEKDELFQGGDASVRQRKTTKESLAQTTSDITESLMNISRMMSQQVQQSEETMSSLATSSRTVLETHEEFKAMTGTIQLGRKLITKYNRRELTDKLLIFLALALFLATVLYILKKRLFPFI, via the exons ATGGCGAGGCCGCAGGATGTCCACGTAGGAATATGTGGACAGGAAATTATCAAATATGACTTGGAATTAAAAGCCCTCATTCAG GATATTGGCAGATGCTCGGAGCAAAGCGAGTTGATGGATCTCAACTGCAAAGTAAAAGAAACATTTAATCAACTTCGACAGCGCATTCAG GATATGGAGCATATGGCGAAGGAACAAGACAAGGAGTCCGACATGCTGGCTATACTGAATGAAACGGAATGCCATCGCAAGCAGATGTTAAG TAACCAGACAGCATGGAGAAAAGCCAACCTTGCCTGCAAGTTGTCCATCGATAACATCGAAAAGGATGAGTTGTTTCAGGGTGGAGATGCCTCAGTGAGACAGAG AAAGACAACTAAAGAGAGCCTTGCCCAGACCACCAGTGACATCACGGAGAGCCTCATGAACATCAGTCGAATGATGTCACAGCAGGTGCAGCAAAGTGAGGAGACCATGAGCTCACTGG CCACGTCTTCGAGAACCGTGCTGGAAACACACGAAGAGTTTAAGGCCATGACAGGAACCATACAGTTGGGGAGAAAACTCATCACAAAGTACAACCGGCGGGAGCTGACAGACAAACTGCTGATCTTCCTCGCTCTCGCCCTGTTTCTGGCCACCGTCCTGTACATTCTGAAGAAAAGGCTGTTCCCCTTCATTTAG
- the nkx2.5 gene encoding homeobox protein Nkx-2.5, whose protein sequence is MFPSSLTSTPFSVRDILNLEQNQDEMASLEISPRLETAVPTSSCMLAKFKQEPLIEMQAGVPVFSEDAADLKGSKNSSLNFTATFYGKNFLDMDIIKEARADNTLEEKERKDEQSDDLKTEDTERPRQRKRRKPRVLFSQAQVYELERRFKQQKYLSAPERDHLASVLKLTSTQVKIWFQNRRYKCKRQRQDQTLEMVAIPPPRRISVPVLVRDGKPCVGDTSAYSSSYNVGMNHYAYNTYPHFANYPNPGCNTNYACNYATGTMPAIQSPPGSSNYMNISVAELSNVQTQFQSSNGVSSLHGIRAW, encoded by the exons ATGTTCCCCAGCTCCCTAACGTCCACTCCTTTTTCAGTAAGGGATATATTGAATCTGGAGCAGAACCAGGACGAGATGGCCTCTTTGGAAATATCACCACGGCTGGAGACCGCGGTCCCGACTTCGTCATGTATGCTGGCGAAGTTCAAACAGGAGCCCCTGATAGAGATGCAGGCCGGGGTCCCCGTGTTCAGCGAAGACGCGGCCGACCTTAAAGGCAGCAAAAACTCTTCTCTTAACTTCACTGCTACCTTTTATGGAAAGAACTTCCTGGATATGGACATCATCAAAGAGGCACGGGCGGACAACACATTAgaggaaaaggaaagaaaag ACGAACAGAGTGACGACTTAAAGACCGAGGACACGGAGCGACCGAGACAGAGGAAGAGGCGCAAGCCGCGCGTCCTCTTCTCTCAGGCCCAGGTTTACGAGCTGGAGAGGCGCTTTAAACAGCAGAAGTACCTTTCGGCCCCGGAGAGAGACCACCTAGCCAGCGTGCTTAAACTCACGTCAACCCAGGTGAAAATATGGTTCCAAAACCGCCGTTACAAGTGCAAGAGACAGCGCCAAGACCAGACTCTGGAGATGGTGGCCATCCCGCCTCCAAGGCGCATATCGGTTCCGGTCCTGGTTCGGGACGGAAAGCCCTGTGTGGGTGATACCTCTGCATACAGTTCTTCCTACAACGTGGGCATGAACCACTACGCGTACAACACGTACCCGCACTTCGCTAACTACCCAAATCCCGGTTGCAACACAAACTACGCCTGTAATTACGCCACAGGAACCATGCCGGCCATCCAGTCACCGCCAGGCAGCAGTAACTACATGAACATCAGCGTGGCTGAGCTCAGTAACGTCCAGACCCAGTTCCAGTCAAGCAACGGAGTCTCTTCCCTGCATGGTATAAGAGCCTGGTGA
- the stc2a gene encoding stanniocalcin-2a yields the protein MMVKFAIALLVFSTIEKVVGTDMIDVHENPQEKPANQKGRLSLQNTADIQHCLVNAGDVGCGVFECFENNSCEIRGLQEICMTFLHNAGKFDSQGKSFIKDALKCMAHGLRHKFSCISRKCLAVKDMVLQLQRECYVKHNLCSAAKENVNVMVEMIHFQDLFPKGPYVELVNILLACGEEVKEAITRSVRLQCEQNWGALCDSLSFCSTLPPAAERRHGNPLHIEAEHPVSPKGSRQGEKDKAGKGGFNPHARGRSQGPRRLSADTAVAEQEDPETTDIRR from the exons ATGATGGTGAAATTTGCAATAGCGCTCTTGGTCTTTTCAACCATCGAGAAAGTAGTGGGGACGGATATGATCGATGTTCACGAAAACCCACAAGAAAAACCGGCAAACCAAAAAGGACGTCTTTCTCTGCAGAACACAG CCGATATCCAGCACTGCTTGGTGAACGCGGGTGACGTTGGCTGTGGGGTCTTCGAGTGCTTCGAGAACAACTCCTGTGAGATCCGCGGCCTGCAGGAGATCTGCATGACATTCCTGCACAATGCCGGCAAGTTCGACTCCCAG GGAAAGTCATTCATCAAGGATGCCCTGAAGTGCATGGCGCACGGCCTGCGACACAAGTTCAGCTGCATCAGCCGCAAGTGCCTGGCAGTGAAGGACATGGTCTTACAGCTGCAGCGCGAGTGTTACGTCAAGCACAACCTCTGCTCCGCCGCCAAGGAGAACGTCAACGTCATGGTGGAGATGATTCACTTCCAGGACCTCTTTCCTAAGGG GCCATATGTGGAGCTGGTGAACATCCTCCTGGCCTGTGGGGAGGAGGTGAAGGAGGCAATCACCCGGAGCGTGCGGCTCCAGTGTGAGCAGAACTGGGGCGCCCTGTGTGACAGCCTCAGCTTCTGCTCcacgctgccccctgctgccgAGCGCCGTCATGGCAACCCACTGCACATAGAGGCCGAGCACCCCGTCAGCCCCAAGGGCTCCCGGCAGGGGGAGAAGGACAAAGCAGGCAAGGGGGGGTTTAACCCACACGCCCGGGGCCGCAGCCAGGGACCCCGGCGCCTCAGTGCAGACACCGCTGTGGCTGAGCAGGAAGACCCCGAGACCACTGACATCAGGAGGTGA